Proteins encoded within one genomic window of Nonomuraea gerenzanensis:
- a CDS encoding VOC family protein has protein sequence MTTQASLMAFTIDCDDPKALAAFYHEVTGMEITYSEDEYAAITDGTVNIYFGRVPDRKPVQWPSPDKQFHLDLQVPDVEQAAGEYVALGATRPEFQPGVTEEGTRWIVLQDPQGHLFCVCRKS, from the coding sequence ATGACGACGCAAGCAAGCCTCATGGCCTTCACCATCGACTGCGACGACCCCAAGGCGCTGGCCGCGTTCTACCACGAGGTCACCGGAATGGAGATCACCTACTCGGAGGACGAGTACGCCGCCATCACCGACGGGACCGTCAACATCTACTTCGGGCGGGTGCCCGACCGTAAGCCGGTCCAGTGGCCGAGCCCCGACAAGCAGTTCCACCTCGACCTCCAGGTGCCGGACGTGGAGCAGGCGGCCGGAGAGTACGTCGCGCTGGGGGCGACCAGGCCCGAGTTCCAGCCGGGCGTCACCGAGGAGGGCACGCGGTGGATCGTGCTGCAGGACCCGCAGGGGCACCTCTTCTGCGTGTGCCGCAAGTCGTGA
- a CDS encoding GPGG-motif small membrane protein, translated as MATLLWIIAVILVIAGIYVILARRDLLWGIVLIVLGFLVGPGGVSIFNV; from the coding sequence ATGGCTACTTTGCTCTGGATCATCGCAGTAATTCTCGTCATCGCCGGGATCTATGTGATTCTGGCCCGGCGCGACCTACTCTGGGGGATCGTCCTGATCGTCCTCGGTTTCCTGGTCGGGCCTGGTGGGGTCAGTATCTTCAATGTGTAG
- a CDS encoding DMT family transporter, with protein sequence MTWVGMLIALAGALGYALGAAMQQFEVVAEGASLSLVRRPRWWVGGIISFSGACLHAVALSFAPLVAVQPISVATLVFAVPLAAFMYGRRPYRAEILGSIAVAVGLLWLMLLVPAHNVTPVLSDGAALAFIAVIAAVALVTQLVASRVHGPAKAMLLAVGAGAVTASVSTFVRVVGGGMQGDWGRLIHWFSLAVPVLLICAVVLLQRSYAVGYFGIAYAGVQVVDPITSVLAGAILLGEPLPTSPSTAVPAVLAAALTIGGTITLGRLAPDHHAKPSAATPPPLERPAPAVSAVQTSVTVQSQPVDASSAPRPSTATSDLG encoded by the coding sequence ATGACCTGGGTCGGCATGCTGATCGCCCTGGCCGGAGCGCTGGGATACGCGCTCGGCGCGGCGATGCAGCAGTTCGAGGTCGTGGCCGAGGGTGCCTCGCTCAGCCTGGTGCGCCGCCCTCGATGGTGGGTGGGCGGCATCATCTCGTTCTCCGGCGCCTGCCTGCACGCCGTGGCGCTGAGCTTCGCCCCGCTGGTGGCCGTGCAGCCGATCAGCGTCGCCACGCTGGTGTTCGCCGTGCCGCTGGCCGCGTTCATGTACGGGCGCAGGCCGTACCGGGCCGAGATCCTCGGCTCGATCGCGGTGGCGGTGGGCCTGCTCTGGCTCATGCTGCTGGTGCCCGCGCACAACGTGACACCCGTGCTGAGCGACGGCGCCGCGCTGGCCTTCATCGCCGTGATCGCGGCGGTCGCGCTGGTCACGCAGCTCGTCGCGAGCCGGGTGCACGGGCCGGCCAAGGCCATGCTGCTGGCCGTGGGGGCCGGAGCCGTGACGGCCAGCGTGTCCACCTTCGTGCGGGTGGTCGGCGGGGGCATGCAGGGTGACTGGGGGCGGCTGATCCACTGGTTCAGCCTGGCCGTGCCCGTGCTGCTGATCTGCGCGGTGGTGCTGCTGCAGCGCTCGTACGCCGTGGGCTACTTCGGCATCGCCTACGCCGGCGTGCAGGTCGTCGACCCCATCACCTCGGTGCTGGCCGGGGCGATCCTGCTCGGGGAGCCGCTGCCCACATCCCCCTCGACGGCCGTGCCCGCCGTGCTGGCCGCCGCGCTCACCATCGGCGGCACGATCACGCTCGGGCGGCTGGCTCCCGACCATCACGCCAAGCCCTCCGCCGCGACGCCCCCGCCGCTGGAGCGGCCCGCGCCGGCCGTCTCCGCCGTCCAGACGTCGGTCACCGTGCAGTCTCAGCCGGTGGACGCCAGCTCAGCACCTCGTCCATCGACCGCAACATCAGATCTGGGCTGA
- a CDS encoding TetR/AcrR family transcriptional regulator yields MKRSDLVADTAITLLAERGMRGLTHRAVDEAAGLPPGSTSNLARTRAALLELTLSRLTELEMRALSGAYGSDSYELAHLPERMAEGLHVQLLDRRRTLARYELALEATRRPELRRIYDEAGRRFRDPAVAMLAAMGSPDPVTHARNLVAFGEGLMFDAIAGAGSVPTLEELADAVRDLLAGMLRAGDQRTLGSTSRS; encoded by the coding sequence GTGAAGCGCTCCGACCTCGTCGCCGACACGGCCATCACCCTGCTCGCCGAGCGGGGCATGCGCGGCCTGACCCACCGGGCCGTGGACGAGGCCGCCGGCCTGCCGCCCGGCTCCACGTCCAACCTCGCCCGCACCCGCGCGGCCCTGCTGGAGCTGACGCTGTCACGGCTCACGGAGCTGGAGATGCGGGCGCTCAGCGGGGCCTACGGCAGCGACTCCTACGAACTGGCCCACCTGCCGGAGCGCATGGCCGAGGGGCTGCACGTCCAGCTTCTGGACCGGCGCCGCACGCTGGCCCGCTACGAGCTGGCCCTGGAGGCGACCAGGCGGCCGGAGCTGCGCAGGATCTACGACGAGGCCGGGCGGCGCTTCCGCGACCCGGCCGTCGCCATGCTGGCGGCCATGGGCTCGCCCGACCCGGTGACGCACGCGCGCAACCTGGTGGCGTTCGGGGAGGGGCTGATGTTCGACGCCATCGCCGGCGCGGGCAGCGTCCCCACGCTGGAGGAGCTCGCGGACGCCGTGCGCGACCTGCTGGCGGGCATGCTGCGGGCCGGTGATCAGCGGACTCTCGGCAGCACCTCGCGCTCGTAG
- a CDS encoding SDR family oxidoreductase: MAPLRGRVVVVTGASGGVGRAVVRELGAQGAKVALIARGTAGLGAAAVDVGVEGGTGQVYEADVADYEQVRAAAERIEKEMGPISVWINTAFSSVFAKFTDISPDEYERTTAVTYLGYVWGTKVALDLMRPRNAGAIVQTGSALSHRGIPLQSAYCGAKHAIKGFTESVRTELMADRSNVRVTLVQLPAVNTPQFDWVLSKLRRHPQPVPPIYQPEVAARAIVYAAMHPERKEYWVGTSTVATLLAQRIAPALVDRYLARTGTQSQVTDEKAPTGVANLWEPADESTDYGAHGSFDDRSHARSPQVWLSQRRRPILLGLAGGAAAAAVAALRRARRA; the protein is encoded by the coding sequence ATGGCACCACTTCGTGGACGCGTGGTAGTGGTGACGGGCGCGAGCGGCGGGGTCGGGCGCGCGGTGGTGCGCGAGCTCGGCGCCCAGGGTGCCAAGGTGGCGCTCATCGCCCGCGGCACGGCCGGCCTGGGCGCGGCGGCCGTGGACGTCGGGGTGGAGGGCGGCACCGGGCAGGTGTACGAGGCCGACGTGGCCGACTACGAGCAGGTGCGGGCCGCGGCGGAGCGCATCGAGAAGGAGATGGGACCGATCTCCGTCTGGATCAACACCGCCTTCTCCTCCGTCTTCGCCAAGTTCACCGACATCTCCCCCGACGAGTACGAGCGCACGACCGCCGTGACCTACCTGGGCTACGTCTGGGGCACCAAGGTCGCCCTCGACCTGATGCGCCCGCGCAACGCAGGCGCGATCGTCCAGACCGGCTCCGCCCTGTCGCACCGCGGCATCCCCCTGCAGTCGGCGTACTGCGGGGCCAAACACGCCATCAAGGGCTTCACCGAGTCGGTACGCACGGAGCTCATGGCGGATCGCAGCAACGTCCGCGTCACGCTCGTGCAGCTCCCGGCCGTCAACACCCCGCAGTTCGACTGGGTCCTGTCCAAGCTGCGCCGCCATCCGCAGCCCGTGCCGCCGATCTACCAGCCCGAGGTGGCGGCGCGGGCCATCGTGTACGCGGCCATGCACCCCGAGCGCAAGGAGTACTGGGTCGGCACCAGCACCGTCGCCACCCTGCTCGCCCAGCGGATCGCCCCCGCGCTGGTGGACCGGTACCTGGCCAGGACGGGCACCCAGTCGCAGGTCACCGACGAGAAGGCGCCCACCGGGGTGGCCAACCTGTGGGAGCCCGCCGACGAGAGCACCGACTACGGGGCCCATGGATCGTTCGACGATCGTTCGCACGCGCGCAGCCCGCAGGTCTGGCTCTCCCAGCGCCGGCGGCCGATCCTGCTCGGCCTCGCGGGCGGTGCCGCCGCCGCGGCCGTCGCCGCCCTCCGGCGGGCCCGCCGCGCCTGA
- a CDS encoding metallophosphoesterase family protein, whose product MTDLRIAAVGDIHLGEDVRGQYRKKLDGIEDRADVFMLAGDLTRHGTLEEGKVVADELRGLPIPVVAVLGNHDYHSDLQYEIASELRDAGVIVLDDDGVVVQCGDKKLGVVGGKGFGGGFAGKCASEFGEREIKNFVSHTRHIAEAWKVALKEIVADHRVVLSHYSPIKETLEGEPHEIYPFLGSYLLAEAVDTAGADLILHGHAHKGSEKGMTPGGIRVRNVALPVLGRAYCVYCLDCEDDMQSHEG is encoded by the coding sequence TTGACTGACCTGCGTATAGCCGCCGTGGGGGACATCCACCTCGGTGAGGACGTCAGAGGCCAGTACAGGAAGAAGCTCGACGGCATCGAGGACCGCGCGGACGTGTTCATGCTGGCCGGGGACCTCACCCGGCACGGCACGCTGGAGGAGGGCAAGGTGGTGGCCGACGAGCTGCGCGGCCTGCCGATCCCCGTCGTCGCGGTGCTCGGCAACCACGACTACCACTCCGACCTGCAGTACGAGATCGCGAGCGAGCTGCGTGACGCCGGCGTCATCGTGCTCGACGACGACGGCGTCGTGGTGCAGTGCGGCGACAAGAAGCTGGGCGTGGTCGGCGGGAAGGGGTTCGGCGGCGGGTTCGCGGGCAAGTGCGCCAGCGAGTTCGGCGAGCGCGAGATCAAGAACTTCGTCTCCCACACCCGCCACATCGCCGAGGCGTGGAAGGTGGCGCTGAAGGAGATCGTCGCCGACCACCGCGTGGTGCTGTCGCACTACTCCCCGATCAAGGAGACGCTGGAGGGCGAGCCGCACGAGATCTACCCCTTCCTCGGCAGCTACCTGCTGGCGGAGGCGGTGGACACGGCGGGCGCCGACCTGATCCTGCACGGGCACGCGCACAAGGGCAGCGAGAAGGGCATGACCCCGGGTGGCATCCGGGTGCGCAACGTGGCGCTGCCGGTGCTCGGCAGGGCGTACTGCGTGTACTGCCTCGACTGCGAGGACGACATGCAGAGCCACGAGGGCTGA
- a CDS encoding TIGR03557 family F420-dependent LLM class oxidoreductase, whose product MTTFGYFLSCEEHGPQELVRQAKAAERAGFEALWISDHFHPWLDAQGQAPFVWSVIGALAEATSLPITTAVTCPLVRTHPVVIAQAAATTAALTGGRFRLGVGTGEALNEHVVESRWPPLSERLEMLEEAIELMRELFTGKLVTHRGRHYRVDTARLYTLPEEPAPIVVSGLGEKSIALAGRLGDGYVSVAPDADAVRAFREAGGTGKPALGGLKACYAADEAAARKTVHRLWPTQGIKGEAAQLLPLPRHFEQLAEMVSEDEAVAGSPVGPDPEVHAQAIKQYVDAGFDEVYVNQIGPEQDAFFDFYEREVLPRVR is encoded by the coding sequence ATGACGACCTTCGGTTATTTCCTGTCGTGCGAGGAGCACGGCCCCCAGGAGCTGGTGCGCCAGGCCAAGGCCGCAGAACGCGCCGGGTTCGAGGCCCTGTGGATCTCCGACCATTTCCACCCGTGGCTGGACGCGCAGGGGCAGGCCCCGTTCGTCTGGTCGGTGATCGGCGCGCTGGCCGAGGCCACGTCCCTGCCCATCACCACCGCCGTGACCTGCCCCCTGGTCCGTACGCACCCGGTCGTGATCGCCCAGGCCGCCGCCACCACGGCCGCTCTCACCGGCGGCCGGTTCCGGCTCGGCGTGGGCACCGGCGAGGCGCTCAACGAGCACGTGGTCGAGTCCCGCTGGCCGCCGCTCAGCGAGCGGCTGGAGATGCTGGAGGAGGCCATCGAGCTGATGCGGGAGCTGTTCACCGGCAAGCTGGTCACGCACCGGGGCCGCCACTACCGCGTGGACACGGCCAGGCTCTACACGCTGCCCGAGGAGCCGGCGCCCATCGTGGTGTCGGGGCTGGGCGAGAAGTCCATCGCGTTGGCCGGGCGGCTGGGTGACGGCTACGTCTCCGTCGCGCCGGACGCCGACGCCGTACGCGCCTTCCGCGAGGCGGGCGGCACCGGCAAGCCCGCGCTCGGCGGCCTGAAGGCCTGCTACGCCGCCGACGAGGCGGCGGCGCGCAAGACCGTGCACCGCCTGTGGCCCACGCAGGGCATCAAGGGCGAGGCGGCGCAGCTCCTGCCGCTGCCCCGGCACTTCGAGCAGCTCGCGGAGATGGTCTCCGAGGACGAGGCCGTCGCGGGCAGCCCGGTGGGCCCCGACCCCGAGGTGCACGCCCAGGCCATCAAGCAGTACGTGGACGCCGGGTTCGACGAGGTCTACGTCAACCAGATCGGGCCGGAGCAGGACGCGTTCTTCGACTTCTACGAGCGCGAGGTGCTGCCGAGAGTCCGCTGA
- a CDS encoding FAD-dependent monooxygenase, with amino-acid sequence MARAVVIGAGVGGLAAGAALRRKGWDVTVLERVPVIEPVGSGLAIAANALKALDVLGVGDQVRRLATAEGRLGLRRADGRWLTHTTEAVADAKYGDSVVIMLRATLLEVLTEALGREHLRLGTAVHEVDADRGLVRTDAGDLEADLVVGADGINSALRRALFPGHPGPVYSGVTAWRGLIPRGGLAIPRCESWGRGAVFGIHLLAGDVVYVYATDVLPAGTVHADERAELLRRFGDWHDPIPALLRAADPARIIRNDVYFHAEPLPAFHRGRVALVGDAAHAMTPNLGQGACQAIEDGVVLAHHAGGARDGAAPEGALAAYSAARTERTAKVVQRSWALCRMSRLRNPLAVAMRDLGVSAAARLSPDLMLRSMDEVLSWRPPAETAR; translated from the coding sequence ATGGCCAGGGCTGTGGTGATCGGCGCGGGCGTCGGCGGGCTGGCCGCGGGGGCGGCGCTGCGGCGCAAGGGGTGGGACGTCACCGTGCTGGAGCGGGTCCCCGTGATCGAGCCCGTCGGCTCGGGGCTGGCGATCGCGGCCAACGCGCTCAAGGCGCTCGACGTGCTCGGCGTCGGCGACCAGGTCAGGCGGCTGGCCACCGCGGAGGGCCGGCTCGGGCTGCGCCGGGCGGACGGCCGCTGGCTGACGCACACCACGGAGGCCGTCGCGGACGCCAAGTACGGCGACTCGGTGGTGATCATGTTGCGGGCCACGCTGCTGGAGGTGCTCACGGAGGCGCTCGGCCGCGAGCACCTGCGCCTCGGGACGGCCGTGCACGAGGTGGACGCCGACCGGGGCCTCGTCCGCACCGACGCGGGCGACCTGGAGGCCGACCTCGTCGTGGGCGCCGACGGCATCAACTCCGCCCTCCGGCGTGCCCTCTTCCCCGGGCATCCGGGGCCGGTGTACTCGGGGGTGACGGCCTGGCGCGGGCTCATCCCGCGCGGCGGGCTGGCGATTCCGCGCTGCGAGAGCTGGGGCAGGGGTGCGGTGTTCGGCATCCACCTGCTGGCCGGGGACGTCGTCTACGTCTACGCCACCGACGTGCTGCCCGCCGGCACCGTCCACGCCGACGAGCGCGCGGAGCTGCTGCGCAGGTTCGGCGACTGGCACGACCCGATCCCGGCCCTGCTGCGGGCGGCCGATCCCGCCCGGATCATCCGCAACGACGTCTACTTCCACGCCGAGCCGCTGCCCGCCTTCCACCGGGGCAGGGTCGCGCTGGTGGGGGACGCCGCGCACGCGATGACGCCGAACCTGGGGCAGGGTGCCTGCCAGGCGATCGAGGACGGGGTGGTGCTGGCACACCACGCGGGCGGCGCCCGCGATGGCGCTGCGCCCGAAGGCGCGCTGGCCGCCTACAGCGCCGCCCGCACGGAGCGGACGGCGAAGGTCGTCCAGCGCTCCTGGGCCCTGTGCCGCATGAGCAGGCTGCGCAACCCGCTGGCGGTGGCGATGCGCGATCTCGGGGTGTCGGCCGCGGCCCGGCTCAGCCCAGATCTGATGTTGCGGTCGATGGACGAGGTGCTGAGCTGGCGTCCACCGGCTGAGACTGCACGGTGA
- a CDS encoding BON domain-containing protein yields MEAPQYVAARVQQALAEDGRTHELGIRVDIRGDQLFLRGQVSGAEQRERLGQVAHEVAPELHVHNEINVVEASAPGEDEHLD; encoded by the coding sequence ATGGAAGCTCCGCAGTACGTCGCGGCCCGTGTCCAGCAGGCGCTGGCCGAGGACGGACGCACCCACGAGCTCGGCATTCGCGTAGATATCAGAGGCGACCAGCTTTTCCTGCGCGGGCAGGTGAGCGGGGCCGAGCAGCGTGAGCGGCTCGGCCAGGTGGCGCACGAGGTCGCGCCCGAGCTCCATGTGCACAACGAGATCAACGTCGTTGAGGCCAGCGCGCCGGGGGAGGATGAGCATCTTGACTGA
- a CDS encoding PP2C family protein-serine/threonine phosphatase has translation MSRFSPFSRYESGAASARVRDLLVRLRMRMRDEAILDEAVARLATGQDIRPGEAAEQLARMAQHSGLELVEVAKGIERPPDEPRPAPDVPGWVTGMLEAVHASALYLTPVHDATGRVVDFLILAANRHARTVAGRTAADLAGHRLMAVLPGVAGSGLLDDYITVFEAGEPMHRDGVEYVEVLDYLLWPATLSVRASRVDDGLLVSWRQLDDEELLVSGWERAQRLAELGWGEWNLATQRTLWTPQMYEMFGRDRADGPMALEDLLTVVVPEDLPVVEEQVRSLLEYREAVETEFRIQHRHGVRHLCVFGEPILDSDGVPVKVRCLAQDVTRSRRRERALAVAHEQAHRQRQRAEEEHRVTVQLQDTIVPIRRGLIHLPGLTVGVRYLPGEELVRLGGDWFKARLLPDGRVLIAIGDAMGHGLTAASIMLQMRSGLAGLAYTQAPAGQLATWLNDLIVHSNEDVTVTGTAVIGHFDPQDCTFRWTSAGHPSPVLIRNGRPEPIDGVQGMMLGAFDVTEYQMTTTQLQQGDVLLLYTDGIVERRGQDLETGIQSLLQAAHLCADDDPERMIDCLLNRLGGDLAEDDVCVLAVRVL, from the coding sequence GTGAGCAGATTTTCGCCGTTCAGCCGTTATGAGTCCGGCGCTGCCTCGGCGAGGGTCAGGGACCTGCTCGTACGGCTGCGCATGCGCATGCGCGACGAGGCCATCCTCGACGAGGCGGTCGCCCGGCTCGCCACCGGGCAGGACATCCGGCCGGGCGAGGCGGCCGAGCAGCTCGCGAGGATGGCCCAGCACAGCGGCCTGGAGCTGGTCGAGGTGGCCAAGGGCATCGAGCGCCCGCCCGACGAGCCGCGCCCCGCGCCCGACGTGCCCGGCTGGGTCACCGGCATGCTGGAGGCCGTCCACGCCTCCGCCCTCTATCTCACTCCCGTCCACGACGCCACGGGCCGCGTCGTGGACTTCCTGATCCTCGCCGCCAACCGGCACGCCAGGACGGTGGCCGGGCGGACCGCCGCCGACCTGGCCGGGCACCGGCTCATGGCGGTGCTCCCCGGCGTGGCAGGCTCGGGCCTGCTGGACGACTACATCACCGTCTTCGAGGCCGGCGAGCCCATGCACCGCGACGGGGTCGAGTACGTCGAGGTGCTGGACTACCTGCTCTGGCCCGCCACGCTGAGCGTGCGGGCCTCCCGGGTGGACGACGGGCTGCTGGTGAGCTGGCGCCAGCTGGACGACGAGGAGCTGCTCGTCTCCGGCTGGGAGCGCGCCCAGCGCCTGGCCGAGCTGGGCTGGGGCGAGTGGAACCTGGCCACGCAGCGCACGCTGTGGACGCCCCAGATGTATGAGATGTTCGGCCGCGACCGCGCCGACGGCCCGATGGCGCTGGAGGACCTGCTCACCGTGGTCGTGCCGGAGGACCTGCCGGTCGTCGAGGAGCAGGTGCGCTCGCTGCTGGAGTACCGCGAGGCGGTCGAGACGGAGTTCAGGATCCAGCACCGGCACGGGGTGCGGCACCTGTGCGTGTTCGGCGAGCCGATACTCGACAGCGACGGCGTGCCGGTCAAGGTGCGCTGCCTGGCCCAGGACGTGACGCGCAGCCGGCGCAGGGAGCGGGCCCTGGCCGTGGCGCACGAGCAGGCGCACCGGCAGCGCCAGCGGGCCGAGGAGGAGCACCGGGTCACCGTCCAGCTCCAGGACACGATCGTGCCGATCCGCCGCGGGCTCATCCATCTGCCGGGGCTGACCGTCGGCGTGCGCTACCTGCCCGGCGAGGAGCTCGTCCGGCTCGGCGGCGACTGGTTCAAGGCCCGCCTGCTTCCGGACGGCAGGGTGCTGATCGCCATCGGCGACGCGATGGGGCACGGGCTGACCGCCGCCAGCATCATGCTGCAGATGCGCTCGGGGCTGGCGGGCCTGGCCTACACGCAGGCGCCCGCCGGCCAGCTCGCCACCTGGCTGAACGACCTCATCGTGCACTCCAACGAGGACGTCACCGTGACGGGCACCGCCGTCATCGGCCACTTCGACCCGCAGGACTGCACCTTCCGCTGGACGAGCGCCGGTCACCCGTCGCCCGTGCTGATCAGGAACGGCCGGCCTGAGCCGATCGACGGCGTCCAGGGGATGATGCTGGGCGCGTTCGACGTGACCGAGTATCAGATGACGACGACGCAGCTCCAGCAGGGCGACGTCCTGCTGCTCTACACCGACGGGATCGTCGAGCGGCGCGGGCAGGACCTGGAGACGGGCATCCAGTCCCTGCTCCAGGCCGCGCACCTGTGCGCCGACGACGATCCCGAGCGGATGATCGACTGCCTGCTCAACCGGCTGGGCGGTGACCTGGCCGAGGACGACGTGTGCGTCCTGGCCGTACGGGTGCTCTAG
- a CDS encoding DNA topoisomerase IB, translating into MPERDQRGDELHPSDQSEPGIVRRRRGRGFSYEGPDGRPVRDPATLARIKALAIPPAWRDVWICMSPRGHLQAVGTDSAGRRQYRYHDEWREQQDRAKFDRVLEVAERLPAFRKTVDDQLQGRGLTRQRVLAAAARLLDIGFFRIGGESYDTYGLATLRMEHVTCSGGVVTCSYPAKGDVAREVEVADPAACKVLRSLKALGADGELLRYRHQGGWSDIRSEDINEYLRETIGYEVTAKDFRTWHATVLAAVGLAVSRPAREAPSSKQRAVTRVMREVSEYLGNTPTVARASYVDPRVVEAYDQDRTIAGALTELGADADFGQLATAGPVERAVIELIRAV; encoded by the coding sequence GTGCCCGAGCGAGATCAACGCGGCGACGAGCTGCATCCCAGTGACCAGAGCGAGCCGGGCATCGTGCGGCGGCGGCGCGGGCGCGGGTTCAGCTACGAGGGCCCCGACGGCCGCCCGGTGCGCGACCCGGCCACGCTCGCCCGGATCAAGGCGCTGGCCATCCCACCTGCCTGGCGGGACGTGTGGATCTGCATGTCGCCCAGGGGGCATCTCCAGGCCGTCGGCACGGACTCCGCGGGCCGGCGGCAGTACCGCTACCACGACGAGTGGCGGGAGCAGCAGGACCGGGCCAAGTTCGACCGGGTGCTGGAGGTGGCCGAGCGGCTGCCGGCGTTCAGGAAGACCGTGGACGACCAGCTCCAGGGGCGCGGGCTGACCAGGCAGCGGGTGCTGGCCGCCGCCGCCCGGCTGCTCGACATCGGCTTCTTCCGCATCGGCGGCGAGAGCTACGACACCTACGGTCTGGCCACGCTGAGGATGGAGCACGTCACCTGCTCGGGCGGTGTGGTGACCTGTTCCTACCCGGCCAAGGGCGACGTGGCGCGGGAGGTCGAGGTGGCCGATCCGGCCGCGTGCAAGGTGCTGCGCTCGCTCAAGGCCCTGGGCGCGGACGGCGAGCTGCTGCGCTACCGGCACCAGGGCGGCTGGAGCGACATCAGGAGCGAGGACATCAACGAGTACCTGCGCGAGACCATCGGCTACGAGGTCACGGCCAAGGACTTCCGCACCTGGCACGCCACCGTCCTGGCGGCGGTGGGGCTGGCGGTGTCCAGGCCGGCGCGCGAGGCCCCCAGCAGCAAGCAGCGCGCCGTCACCCGGGTGATGCGGGAGGTCTCCGAGTACCTGGGCAACACCCCGACGGTGGCGCGGGCGTCGTACGTGGACCCGCGCGTGGTGGAGGCCTACGACCAGGACAGGACGATCGCAGGGGCGCTGACCGAACTGGGGGCGGACGCGGATTTCGGCCAGCTCGCGACGGCGGGCCCGGTCGAACGGGCGGTCATTGAGCTGATTCGTGCCGTTTGA